Proteins co-encoded in one Nicotiana sylvestris chromosome 7, ASM39365v2, whole genome shotgun sequence genomic window:
- the LOC104221062 gene encoding protein MAINTENANCE OF MERISTEMS-like translates to MVDLSEDALMMEEREEFMVSPIDDEQVIPIFRVAHFLKPTIRSAQKLPFLPSRPNVQELRSCSLKVKFKGGVSVSQLKEWSTWVHKLKPLYQEIWKKAGIFEAIIASTFKIYLHNDLIIALAERWCVETNTFILPWGEVTVTLEDMAVLGGYSVLGHCILNPIKTKKSVEMEKTIREAYKVIRARKKNVTHPVWMEHFTGKGDHLEHVAFLTLWLSRYVLPSRSYFKVQGALFPVAIHLSQGIPVALAPAVLASIYRDLRLLKQFIISSASSRCNQDESDPLFRAPLQFVQLWAWEIFSNLQPKPSIICSGEPRLARWHNVKKINCVDPRSAIDSATDLFLWRPYAIDTVKNWDINKFYKEREAYVVAGPKVGREILIFARLIRASELVGMDCVENYLPHRVSMQFGFDQDVPGCANHTSDTPKIAWCNYDRPIIDDKLYIRSRLFESDVTRRYLNWWKNQKFAPEDALKHVTKGQQSKALERMNASVHCEYLQKCNEIKTDGCTQDYELIVVESSDDDNLPISESLCRRKLYPRFGKR, encoded by the coding sequence ATGGTGGATTTATCAGAAGATGCGTTAATGATGGAAGAAAGAGAGGAGTTCATGGTTTCACCCATTGATGATGAACAAGTAATACCCATTTTTAGAGTTGCCCATTTTCTGAAACCAACAATACGCTCTGCCCAAAAGCTCCCATTTCTCCCTTCAAGACCCAATGTTCAAGAACTGAGAAGTTGTTCACTAAAGGTCAAGTTTAAGGGTGGTGTTTCAGTTTCACAGTTGAAGGAATGGTCTACGTGGGTCCATAAGCTAAAGCCTTTATATCAAGAAATATGGAAGAAAGCTGGAATCTTTGAAGCTATTATAGCTTCCACATTCAAGATTTATTTGCACAATGATTTGATTATTGCTCTTGCTGAGAGATGGTGCGTTGAGACAAACACATTCATTTTACCATGGGGAGAAGTAACTGTTACTTTGGAGGATATGGCAGTTTTGGGTGGTTACTCTGTTTTGGGCCACTGTATCTTGAACCCTATAAAGACCAAAAAGTCTGTTGAAATGGAAAAAACTATTCGCGAGGCTTATAAAGTTATTAGAGCACGTAAAAAGAATGTTACTCACCCTGTCTGGATGGAACATTTTACAGGAAAAGGTGATCATTTGGAGCATGTTGCATTTTTGACCCTTTGGTTGTCAAGGTATGTGCTTCCTTCTAGAAGTTATTTTAAGGTGCAAGGAGCTCTATTCCCTGTTGCAATTCATCTTTCTCAAGGAATTCCAGTGGCACTTGCCCCTGCTGTTCTTGCTAGCATTTATAGGGATTTAAGGTTGCTTAAACAGTTTATTATATCTTCAGCTAGTTCTAGGTGTAACCAAGATGAGTCAGATCCTCTCTTTAGGGCTCCTCTTCAATTTGTTCAGTTATGGGCTTGGGAGATATTTTCCAATTTGCAGCCCAAGCCTAGTATCATCTGTTCCGGGGAGCCTAGATTGGCTAGATGGCATAATGTGAAAAAAATAAACTGCGTCGATCCTCGGAGTGCAATAGATTCTGCAACAGACTTGTTTCTGTGGCGTCCTTACGCTATTGATACTGTGAAGAATTGGGATATTAACAAGTTTTACAAGGAAAGGGAGGCATATGTGGTGGCTGGACCAAAGGTGGGAAGAGAAATCCTGATTTTTGCTCGACTTATTCGAGCTTCTGAACTAGTTGGAATGGATTGTGTAGAGAATTATCTCCCACATAGAGTATCAATGCAATTTGGATTTGATCAAGATGTGCCCGGCTGTGCAAATCATACCAGTGATACCCCAAAAATTGCATGGTGCAATTATGACAGACCAATTATAGATGACAAGCTCTATATACGTTCCAGGCTCTTTGAGTCAGATGTTACCAGACGATATTTGAATTGGTGGAAGAACCAAAAATTTGCACCTGAAGATGCACTGAAACATGTAACCAAAGGGCAGCAGTCTAAAGCTCTTGAAAGGATGAATGCCTCTGTACATTGTGAATATTTGCAGAAGTGTAATGAGATTAAAACAGATGGCTGTACTCAGGATTACGAATTGATAGTCGTGGAATCATCAGATGATGACAACTTACCGATTTCAGAATCTTTATGCAGGAGGAAACTTTATCCAAGATTCGGGAAGAGGTGA